One stretch of Zingiber officinale cultivar Zhangliang chromosome 6B, Zo_v1.1, whole genome shotgun sequence DNA includes these proteins:
- the LOC121992411 gene encoding inositol 3-kinase-like isoform X2, which translates to MVSEDGLHEDRYHLHHQNKTPGGGLVVGNYCHDVLFRGGSPVSQTLGGAASFVSNVLDALSPSPLIYIAKVGDDFAYHVPHLPRVASSPTTLFHAQFPPAPSHGGYHGDRILRRVRACDPISPSDLPDEARFEFGLAVGVAGEILPETLARMLDLCSVVLVDVQGIIRSFDPIDGTVGLVPLRSTGFFHLLPRIGFLKASAEEAPFVDIEEVRKWCCVIVTQGKDGCRIYWKDGEMDVSPFQAEEVDPTGAGDSFLGGFVAGLVWGLTIPDAALLGNFFGSLTVTQVGVPKFNDRMLKVGILLLDFMPYFMEHFVCLSNSYLFFQLQLLLCSKGPLSHKNRGSVSITCLPLVTFSSEY; encoded by the exons ATGGTCAGCGAGGACGGCCTCCACGAGGACCGCTACCATCTGCACCACCAGAACAAGACTCCCGGAGGCGGACTCGTCGTCGGCAATTACTGCCACGATGTCCTCTTCCGAGGTGGCTCTCCCGTGAGCCAGACCCTCGGCGGCGCCGCCTCCTTCGTCTCCAACGTCCTCGACGCCCTTTCTCCCTCCCCGCTCATCTACATCGCCAAGGTCGGCGACGACTTCGCATATCACGTCCCCCACCTGCCCCGCGTCGCCTCCTCCCCAACCACCCTCTTCCACGCACAATTCCCTCCGGCTCCTTCCCACGGAGGGTACCACGGCGATCGCATCCTCCGGCGCGTCCGAGCGTGCGACCCAATCTCCCCCTCTGACCTCCCCGACGAGGCCAGGTTTGAGTTCGGCCTCGCGGTGGGAGTCGCGGGGGAAATACTGCCGGAGACCCTCGCCCGCATGCTCGATCTATGCAGCGTCGTTCTGGTCGATGTACAAGGGATTATTCGATCATTCGATCCGATCGATGGTACGGTCGGCCTCGTGCCTCTTCGAAGCACCGGATTCTTCCATCTCCTTCCGCGAATTGGGTTCCTCAAGGCCTCAGCGGAGGAGGCGCCCTTCGTAGACATCGAAGAGGTGCGGAAGTGGTGCTGTGTCATTGTGACTCAAGGGAAGGACGGGTGTCGGATCTACTGGAAGGACGGAGAAATGGACGTATCTCCCTTCCAAGCTGAGGAGGTCGATCCCACAGGGGCTGGTGATAGTTTCTTGGGTGGGTTTGTGGCTGGGTTGGTTTGGGGATTGACGATACCAGATGCAGCGCTTCTGGGCAACTTCTTCGGCTCGCTCACCGTTACTCAAGTCGGGGTTCCAAAATTTAACGACAGGATGTTGAAG GTGGGCATTCTTCTATTAGATTTCATGCCATATTTCATGGAGCACTTCGTATGTTTGTCAAATTCTTATCTGTTCTTTCAACTGCAACTGCTTCTGTGTTCTAAAGGTCCTTTGTCACATAAAAATCGAGGGTCTGTATCAATCACCTGTTTGCCCCTAGTGACATTTAGTTCCGAATACTGA